A portion of the Canis lupus baileyi chromosome 6, mCanLup2.hap1, whole genome shotgun sequence genome contains these proteins:
- the NTMT2 gene encoding N-terminal Xaa-Pro-Lys N-methyltransferase 2, whose translation MAHLGAHFAFRSRWQKTDDELCRHSMSFILHKAIRNDFFQSYLYLLEKIPLVKLYALTSQVINGEMQFYARAKLFYQEVPATEEGMMGNFIELSNPDIQSSRKFLRKFVGGPGRAGTDCALDCGSGIGRVSKHVLLPVFNSVELVDMMESFLLEAQNYLQVNGEKVESYHCYSLQEFTPPLGRYDVIWIQWVSGYLTDKDLLAFLSRCRAGLKENGVIILKDNVAREGCIFDLSDSSVTRDMDILRSLIRKSGLVVLGQEKQDGFPEQCIPVWMFALHSDGHS comes from the exons ATGGCCCACCTGGGAGCCCATTTTGCCTTCAGATCCCGCTGGCAGAAGACCGACGATGAACTCTGTCGACATAGCATGTCCTTTATCCTTCACAAAGCCATTCGCAATGACTTCTTTCAGAGCTATCTCTACCTGCTGGAAAAAATTCCCCTGG TGAAATTGTATGCTTTAACAAGTCAAGTCATCAATGGTGAGATGCAGTTCTATGCCAGAGCTAAACTTTTCTACCAAGAAGTACCTGCTACTGAAGAGGGTATGATGGGAAATTTCATTGAACTGTCCAACCCAGATATCCAGTCTTCTCGGAAATTTCTTAGGAAATTTGTTGGG GGCCCTGGGAGAGCTGGAACAGACTGTGCTTTGGATTGTGGCTCTGGGATAGGAAGGGTCAGCAAGCACGTCTTGTTGCCGGTTTTCAACAGCGTGGAACTGGTGGACATGATGGAATCATTCCTTCTTGAAGCCCAGAACTACCTGCAGGTCAATGGGGAAAAGGTAGAAAGCTACCACTGCTACAGCCTACAGGAATTTACACCCCCACTGGGCAGATATGATGTCATCTGGATTCAGTGGGTCTCTG gGTACCTGACTGATAAAGACCTTCTTGCATTTCTTTCCCGGTGCCGAGCGGGCCTGAAAGAAAATGGTGTCATCATACTGAAGGACAACGTGGCTCGGGAGGGCTGTATCTTCGATCTCTCTGACAGCAGTGTGACTCGGGACATGGACATCCTCCGGAGCCTCATTAGGAAGAGTGGGCTGGTGGTGCTGGGCCAGGAGAAGCAGGATGGCTTTCCAGAGCAGTGCATCCCAGTGTGGATGTTTGCACTGCACAGTGATGGACATTCCTGA